ACTGTTGGATTGGCTGGCCGTCGAATTCATGGATAGTGGTTGGGATATGAAGCATCTGGTCAAGCTGATCGTGATGTCATCCACCTACCGCCAGTCTTCCAATCCACGCCCGGAAATTCATGAAATGGATCCGGCCAATCGACTGCTGGCCTCACAATCACCGCGCCGGCTTGAAGCTGAATTCATCCGGGACAATGCCCTGTTTATTTCCGGGCTTTTGAACGAGGACATTGGTGGTCCCAGCAGCTTCCCGTACCAACCGGCGGGCTACTACGCAAATATCCAGTTCCCAAATCGCGACTACTATCCTGACCAGGATGAGCGCCAGTATCGCCGTGGCCTGTATGCTCACTGGCAACGAACCTTTCTACAACCGATGCTGGCCAATTTCGATGCACCTTCCCGCGAAGAATGCACGGCCATTCGCAACGTTTCGAATTCTCCGCAGCAGGCATTGACGCTGCTAAATGACCCCACCTTCGTTGAGGCCGCTCGTATGCTTGCCGGGACGGTTTTGGCCAAGGCCCCTGCGAATGATGAGAAACGTTTTGAAATGATTTATCAAAAGGCGCTAACTCGTTCCATGAGACCAAAGGAGCGAACCTCCCTGCAGGCCTTCTTAAAAGAACAACGAAACTATTATGGAGCGCATGTGGAGGATGCCAAAAAGTTGATGCATGTTGGCCTCGCCGCCGAGCCGAAATCGGGTGAGGAACCTGAACTCGCCGCCTGGACCCAGGTCTGCCGCGTGGTCCTCGGCCTGCACGAAACCATTACTCGTTACTAAATTTCACTTTGCCATGAATTCGAATTTCGATTTGGACGGGTTTAAGAACAGCATCAACCGGCGCACGTTTTTGGGTCGAGCAGCTTTCGGACTGGGTGGACTGGCATTGGCGAGCCTGTTGAATCCGCGCCTGTTAAACGCGGCAGAGACAGTTGTTCCAAAAGGTCCCTGGCGAGGCATCATCAACCCGCCGCATTTCCCGGTGAAGGCGAAAAGGATCATCCATTTGTACATGGCTGGCGGACCTTCCCATCTCGAAAGTTTGGATTACAAACCGAAGCTCAAGGAACTGCACGGCCAGCCCTTCCCGGAATCCTTCACCAAGGGACAGCAATTGGCCCAACTGCAAAACACAACGCTCAAGGCGTTCGGTCCTTTTGTCGATTTCAAAAAGTGGGGACAGTCAGGCCAGGAAATCTCAACTCTCTTTCCCAATATCGCCGGGATTGCAGACGACATTTGCATCATTCGTTCCATGCACACGGAACAGATAAATCATGATCCGGCCCACGCGTTCATGAACACCGGTTCGCAGATTAAAGGCCGGCCCAGCATGGGATCATGGTTGCTGTATGGTTTGGGAGCGGAGACGGAGGATCTTCCGGGCTTCGTGGTCCTGACTTCGATGGGCAAATCCGGCGTGCAACCGGTCTCCGCCCGGCAATGGTCGAGCGGCTTCCTCCCGAGCCGTTTTGAGGGCATTCAGTTTCAATCCAAAGGAGATGCCGTGCATTATGTGGGCAATCCCGAGGGTGTTTGCCAGAGCACGCAACGGCAGGTGGTGGAGGAAATTAAACGCCTGAACGGCATGCTGGCGGAAGAGAGGATTGATCCTGAAATCCAGACGCGCATCAGCCAGTATGAAATGGCGTTTCGGATGCAGAGTTCCGTGCCGGAGCTGACTGACTTCACTCAGGAACCGCAGCATATTCTCGACACGTACGGCGTGAAACATCCGGGCGATGGCAGCTTTGCTTCGAACGTGCTGATGGCCCGGCGACTGGTGGAACGTGGCACGCGGTTTGTGCAGGTGTACCACCGCGCGTGGGATCATCATAACAACATCGAGCGCGACATGCCGGTCAGCGCGAAGGATGTGGACCAGGCTTCAGCAGCGTTGGTCAAGGATTTGAAGCAG
The Pedosphaera parvula Ellin514 DNA segment above includes these coding regions:
- a CDS encoding DUF1501 domain-containing protein, producing MNSNFDLDGFKNSINRRTFLGRAAFGLGGLALASLLNPRLLNAAETVVPKGPWRGIINPPHFPVKAKRIIHLYMAGGPSHLESLDYKPKLKELHGQPFPESFTKGQQLAQLQNTTLKAFGPFVDFKKWGQSGQEISTLFPNIAGIADDICIIRSMHTEQINHDPAHAFMNTGSQIKGRPSMGSWLLYGLGAETEDLPGFVVLTSMGKSGVQPVSARQWSSGFLPSRFEGIQFQSKGDAVHYVGNPEGVCQSTQRQVVEEIKRLNGMLAEERIDPEIQTRISQYEMAFRMQSSVPELTDFTQEPQHILDTYGVKHPGDGSFASNVLMARRLVERGTRFVQVYHRAWDHHNNIERDMPVSAKDVDQASAALVKDLKQRGMLDDTLVIWGGEFGRTPMGQGSGRDHHINAFSVWLAGGGIKPGLTWGSTDELGYRFVDDAQKMHVHDLHATMLYLCGIDHKRLTFRSQGRDFRLTDVAGNIAKGIVA